One Heptranchias perlo isolate sHepPer1 unplaced genomic scaffold, sHepPer1.hap1 HAP1_SCAFFOLD_56, whole genome shotgun sequence DNA segment encodes these proteins:
- the LOC137315723 gene encoding zinc finger protein 615-like, giving the protein LERHKDTQTTEKPWKCGDCGKGFNYPSQLETHRRSHTGERPFICSSYGKGFTQSSTLLRHHRFQTGERPFTCSVCGKGFTCSSSLISHQLVHSDKRNFKCSDCEKRFKSRNALLRHQRTHTGERPIICSVCGMGFTQSSTLLRHQRIHTGERPFTCAECGKGFAHSADRLRHQRVHTGERPFTCSVCGKGFTCSSSLIEHQLVHSDKRPLKCSDCGKSFKSRNALLRHQRTHTGERPFTCSACGKGFTRSSALLIHQRVHTGERPFTCAECGKGFTCSSALLIHQRVHTGERPFTCSECGKGFTQSSALLIHQRVHTGERPFTCSVCGKGFTCSSSLIEHQPVHTDKRPFKCSDCGKSFKSTNGLLTHQPFTCSVCGKGFTQSSNLQSHQRVHMLPQGLDSAVNHIQD; this is encoded by the coding sequence ctggagagacacaaggacacccagaccacggagaaaccatggaaatgtggggactgtgggaagggattcaattacccctcacagctggaaactcatcgacgcagtcacactggggagaggccgtttatcTGCTCCTCatatgggaagggattcactcagtcatccactctGCTGAGACACCACCGATTtcaaactggggagaggccgttcacctgctccgtgtgtgggaaaggattcacttgttcatccagcctcatttcacaccaacttgttcacagtgATAAGAGaaattttaaatgttctgactgtgagaagaggtttaaaagcaggaatgctctactgagacaccaacgtactcacactggggagagaccgattatctgctccgtgtgtgggatgggattcactcagtcatccaccctgctgagacaccagcgaattcacaccggggagaggccgttcacctgcgcagagtgtgggaagggattcgctcattcagCCGACCGGCTGaggcaccagcgagttcacactggggagagaccgttcacctgctccgtttgtgggaaaggattcacttgttcatccagtctcattgaacaccaacttgttcacagtgataagagacctttaaaatgttctgactgtgggaagagctttaaaagcaggaatgctctactgagacaccaacgtactcacactggggagaggccgtttacttGCTCcgcatgtgggaaaggattcactcggtcatccgccctgctgattcaccagcgagttcacactggggagaggccgttcacctgcgcagagtgtgggaagggattcacttgttcatccgccctgctgattcaccagcgagttcacactggggagaggccgttcacctgctcagagtgtgggaagggattcactcagtcatccgccctgctgattcaccagcgagttcacacgggggagagaccgttcacctgctctgtgtgtggaaagggattcacttgttcatccagtctcattgaacaccaacctgttcacactgataagagaccttttaaatgttctgactgtgggaagagctttaaaagcacaaacggactgctgacacaccaaccgttcacctgctctgtttgtgggaagggattcactcagtcatccaacctgcagtcacaccagcgagttcacatgttaccacaggggttggattctgctgttaatcacatccaggactga